In Miscanthus floridulus cultivar M001 chromosome 5, ASM1932011v1, whole genome shotgun sequence, one genomic interval encodes:
- the LOC136451676 gene encoding large ribosomal subunit protein uL24z-like → MKRNPRVTSSRRKCRKAHFTAPSSVRRVLMSAALSTELRHKYNVRSIPIRKDDEVQVVRGTYKGREGKVVQVYRRRWVIHVERITREKVNGSTVNVGIHPSKVIVTKLKLDKDRKALLDRKARGRNADKAKGKFTADDVAAAAGGAAATGASLQEID, encoded by the coding sequence ATGAAGCGCAACCCACGCGTCACCAGCTCCCGCCGGAAGTGCCGCAAGGCGCACTTCACGGCCCCGTCCTCCGTCCGCCGCGTGCTCATGTCCGCGGCGCTGTCGACGGAGCTCCGCCACAAGTACAACGTGCGCTCCATCCCGATCCGCAAGGACGACGAGGTGCAGGTCGTGCGCGGCACCTACAAGGGCCGTGAGGGCAAGGTGGTGCAGGTGTACCGCCGCCGCTGGGTCATCCACGTCGAGCGGATCACCCGCGAGAAGGTGAACGGCTCCACCGTGAACGTGGGCATCCACCCCTCGAAGGTTATCGTCACCAAGCTGAAGCTCGACAAGGACCGCAAGGCGCTCCTCGACCGCAAGGCGCGGGGCCGCAACGCCGACAAGGCTAAGGGCAAGTTCACCGCCGACGACGTCGCCGCCGCTGCTGGTGGTGCCGCCGCCACCGGTGCCTCTCTCCAGGAGATCGACTAG
- the LOC136449610 gene encoding receptor-like protein 4 isoform X1: protein MRLLPLLLLLLAGAGAARASDDPFLSGAANHSYNIDCGGAADFTSTFGRRWLADQFFSAGGAAGMVAEPHRFPQPQERTLRFFPPSSAGKSSCYSLPLPPGRYYLRLFSVYDNYDSKVRTPSFDVSAAATLVLSFRSPWPEPAARYGAYSDLIFPSATAPASDVCFYSLSTDAPVVASIEVAPVHPLAYDGATTGADLILVNYGRVTCGNSLFGPGFTRDADAFSRVWQADVDFRNNGLSYDAITAGGKKIFGSNQPPNYFPTKLYESAVTTGGDATNEIEYLMPVDTRLSYMVWLHFAEIDAGIRSAGQRVFDVVLAGENVTRIDIFKQVGGFTAFKWTYIVKNLTSSTLSVKLVPVVGRPMLCGLENYAMVPLEMRTVPSQVAAMKALKESLKIPARMGWNGDPCAPREWDAWEGVTCHRGDKGLVITQLDLASQGLKGYITDEISHLKDLVSLNLSYNSLTGTLPPGLGQPSLVSLDISSNEFTGSIPGTIGSSKLQTALLNNNQLDGQVPERLYSIGVHGGVIDLSGNKGLCGVPTLPACALFWEKGGLNKTGKIALGASFGFLLLVVLIVVYILCIRRGPYDYDFDFPQDLTSISAISAKRNRYQRAKSVMLAEMEAHNPDGFYTNGSPH, encoded by the exons ATGCGGCTGCtcccgctgctcctgctcctcctcgccggcgccggcgccgcccgcgCCTCCGACGACCCCTTCCTCTCCGGCG CTGCGAACCACAGCTACAACATCgactgcggcggcgcggcggacTTCACCTCCACCTTCGGCCGCCGGTGGCTCGCGGACCAGTTCTTCTCGGCGGGCGGGGCCGCGGGTATGGTCGCGGAGCCGCACCGCTTCCCGCAGCCGCAGGAGCGCACGCTCCGCTTCTTCCCGCCTTCCTCGGCCGGCAAGTCCTCCTGCTACTCGCTGCCGCTGCCCCCGGGGCGCTACTACCTCCGCCTCTTCTCCGTCTACGACAACTACGACTCCAAGGTCCGGACGCCGTCCTTCGACGTCtcggctgccgccacgctcgtgctCTCCTTCCGCTCGCCCTGGCCCGAGCCCGCCGCGCGGTACGGGGCCTACTCCGACCTCATCTTCCCGTCCGCCACCGCGCCGGCCTCCGACGTCTGCTTCTACTCGCTCTCCACCGACGCACCCGTCGTCGCCTCCATCGAGGTCGCACCCGTCCACCCGCTCGCCTACGACGGCGCCACCACGGGGGCCGACCTCATCCTCGTCAACTACGGCCGCGTCACCTGCGGGAACAGCCTCTTCGGACCGGGGTTCACCAGGGACGCCGACGCCTTCTCGCGGGTGTGGCAGGCGGACGTCGATTTCCGGAACAACGGCCTCAGCTACGACGCCATTACTGCGGGCGGGAAAAAGATTTTCGGCAGCAACCAGCCGCCCAACTACTTCCCCACCAAGCTGTACGAGTCGGCGGTCACCACGGGCGGTGACGCCACCAATGAGATCGAGTACCTGATGCCGGTCGACACCAGGCTGTCCTACATGGTCTGGCTGCATTTCGCCGAGATCGATGCTGGGATCCGCTCAGCTGGCCAGAGGGTGTTCGACGTAGTGCTGGCTGGGGAGAACGTGACGAGGATCGACATCTTCAAGCAGGTCGGAGGCTTCACGGCGTTCAAGTGGACCTACATTGTCAAGAATCTGACAAGCTCCACGCTGAGCGTCAAGCTTGTGCCAGTGGTGGGACGGCCGATGCTGTGCGGGCTCGAGAATTATGCGATGGTGCCACTTGAGATGAGGACGGTGCCGAGCCAAG TGGCTGCAATGAAGGCGTTGAAGGAGTCGCTGAAAATTCCTGCGAGGATGGGTTGGAATGGTGACCCTTGTGCACCGAGGGAGTGGGATGCATGGGAGGGAGTTACTTGCCATCGCGGTGACAAAGGGCTTGTGATAACACAACT GGATCTGGCGAGTCAAGGACTAAAAGGTTACATCACTGATGAAATAAGTCATCTTAAAGACTTGGTAAGCTT GAATTTGAGCTATAATTCACTGACAGGAACCTTACCACCTGGTTTAGGTCAACCTTCACTTGTGTCACT GGATATTTCATCAAATGAGTTTACTGGAAGCATTCCTGGCACCATAGGTTCGTCCAAGTTACAGACTGC ATTACTAAACAACAATCAACTCGATGGGCAAGTTCCAGAAAGACTTTACTCAATTGGCGTGCATGGTGGCGTGATAGA CCTCTCAGGTAATAAAGGTCTGTGTGGTGTGCCTACCTTACCTGCTTGTGCATTATTCTGGGAGAAAGGAGGGTTGAACAAAACTGGCAAGATTGCACTTGGAGCATCGTTTGGGTTTCTTCTTCTCGTCGTACTTATAGTGGTCTACATACTGTGCATCAGAAGGGGGCCATATGACTATGATTTTGACTTCCCTCAAGATTTGACAT CCATATCGGCAATATCAGCAAAAAGGAATAGGTACCAGAGGGCAAAGTCCGTGATGCTTGCTGAGATGGAGGCACATAACCCAGATGGTTTCTACACAAACGGGAGCCCTCACTGA
- the LOC136449610 gene encoding receptor-like protein 4 isoform X2, giving the protein MRLLPLLLLLLAGAGAARASDDPFLSGAANHSYNIDCGGAADFTSTFGRRWLADQFFSAGGAAGMVAEPHRFPQPQERTLRFFPPSSAGKSSCYSLPLPPGRYYLRLFSVYDNYDSKVRTPSFDVSAAATLVLSFRSPWPEPAARYGAYSDLIFPSATAPASDVCFYSLSTDAPVVASIEVAPVHPLAYDGATTGADLILVNYGRVTCGNSLFGPGFTRDADAFSRVWQADVDFRNNGLSYDAITAGGKKIFGSNQPPNYFPTKLYESAVTTGGDATNEIEYLMPVDTRLSYMVWLHFAEIDAGIRSAGQRVFDVVLAGENVTRIDIFKQVGGFTAFKWTYIVKNLTSSTLSVKLVPVVGRPMLCGLENYAMVPLEMRTVPSQVAAMKALKESLKIPARMGWNGDPCAPREWDAWEGVTCHRGDKGLVITQLDLASQGLKGYITDEISHLKDLVSLNLSYNSLTGTLPPGLGQPSLVSLDISSNEFTGSIPGTIGSSKLQTALLNNNQLDGQVPERLYSIGVHGGVIE; this is encoded by the exons ATGCGGCTGCtcccgctgctcctgctcctcctcgccggcgccggcgccgcccgcgCCTCCGACGACCCCTTCCTCTCCGGCG CTGCGAACCACAGCTACAACATCgactgcggcggcgcggcggacTTCACCTCCACCTTCGGCCGCCGGTGGCTCGCGGACCAGTTCTTCTCGGCGGGCGGGGCCGCGGGTATGGTCGCGGAGCCGCACCGCTTCCCGCAGCCGCAGGAGCGCACGCTCCGCTTCTTCCCGCCTTCCTCGGCCGGCAAGTCCTCCTGCTACTCGCTGCCGCTGCCCCCGGGGCGCTACTACCTCCGCCTCTTCTCCGTCTACGACAACTACGACTCCAAGGTCCGGACGCCGTCCTTCGACGTCtcggctgccgccacgctcgtgctCTCCTTCCGCTCGCCCTGGCCCGAGCCCGCCGCGCGGTACGGGGCCTACTCCGACCTCATCTTCCCGTCCGCCACCGCGCCGGCCTCCGACGTCTGCTTCTACTCGCTCTCCACCGACGCACCCGTCGTCGCCTCCATCGAGGTCGCACCCGTCCACCCGCTCGCCTACGACGGCGCCACCACGGGGGCCGACCTCATCCTCGTCAACTACGGCCGCGTCACCTGCGGGAACAGCCTCTTCGGACCGGGGTTCACCAGGGACGCCGACGCCTTCTCGCGGGTGTGGCAGGCGGACGTCGATTTCCGGAACAACGGCCTCAGCTACGACGCCATTACTGCGGGCGGGAAAAAGATTTTCGGCAGCAACCAGCCGCCCAACTACTTCCCCACCAAGCTGTACGAGTCGGCGGTCACCACGGGCGGTGACGCCACCAATGAGATCGAGTACCTGATGCCGGTCGACACCAGGCTGTCCTACATGGTCTGGCTGCATTTCGCCGAGATCGATGCTGGGATCCGCTCAGCTGGCCAGAGGGTGTTCGACGTAGTGCTGGCTGGGGAGAACGTGACGAGGATCGACATCTTCAAGCAGGTCGGAGGCTTCACGGCGTTCAAGTGGACCTACATTGTCAAGAATCTGACAAGCTCCACGCTGAGCGTCAAGCTTGTGCCAGTGGTGGGACGGCCGATGCTGTGCGGGCTCGAGAATTATGCGATGGTGCCACTTGAGATGAGGACGGTGCCGAGCCAAG TGGCTGCAATGAAGGCGTTGAAGGAGTCGCTGAAAATTCCTGCGAGGATGGGTTGGAATGGTGACCCTTGTGCACCGAGGGAGTGGGATGCATGGGAGGGAGTTACTTGCCATCGCGGTGACAAAGGGCTTGTGATAACACAACT GGATCTGGCGAGTCAAGGACTAAAAGGTTACATCACTGATGAAATAAGTCATCTTAAAGACTTGGTAAGCTT GAATTTGAGCTATAATTCACTGACAGGAACCTTACCACCTGGTTTAGGTCAACCTTCACTTGTGTCACT GGATATTTCATCAAATGAGTTTACTGGAAGCATTCCTGGCACCATAGGTTCGTCCAAGTTACAGACTGC ATTACTAAACAACAATCAACTCGATGGGCAAGTTCCAGAAAGACTTTACTCAATTGGCGTGCATGGTGGCGTGATAGAGTaa